DNA sequence from the Nodosilinea sp. FACHB-141 genome:
GTATAACGCACAAGAATTGAGCAGCCGTTGTGTGTAGAAACTGCGCACCCAACCCTAGGGCTGTTCAGACCTCACGCTATCACCCTGGCCGAGTCCAAACGAAACCGCAGCGAGGAACTGATACCAAGCTTAAGGCTTGGTTAGATTAATTAACATTCCTCCCATAGAAGGAGCAGGCTCAACGGCAAAATCAGTCTTAGGAGAGGGGTTGGGCTATTCGACACGGCGGGTATTGCCTGCCTTGACCCAGCCTTCCTGACCGTTAGACACCACCCGCACCTTGACCCACGACTTGTCGGCGGGTTCTTCAAGCACCACCACCGCTTCGTTGACATCCACGCCCCCCACTTGGGGAAACTCGACACCGGGACCTTCGCGCATGACTAGGCCAATGGGCTGCACCACCGTGGCGTTGTAGTCACCAGGCTCGAGGGCGGGCTCTGCCGGCGGTTCCGCTGGGGCCGGCGGGGCTTCGACTACAGGCTCGGCAGGTGCTTCTGGAGCAGCCTCTGGGGCTGGGGTCGGCATTTCATCGCCATACAATGGTTTGGGCGGCAGCACCGACAGGCGACCCATGAAGTAACGGGCGGTGGCCACCCCCGCCATTGACAGCAGAATGAGGGCGATCGCCATGCCCAAGATTAATTTGGATAGGCCAATGAAAAATCCTTTCATGGAGGCAGCGGGCCGGAGATAAGGTCTACAGGTTGCTAATGGTACAGCACCTCTTGGCAATCGGCATCGGGAAGCTAATCGCTACTGGGAAGAGTGGGGCGAAATCGAGGGTCGATGCCGCTGCGGGAGGCCATGCGGGCTTTACCGGCCGCTGCCCAGGCTTGCAGCGCCTCAATTTGCTCTTGGGCAGTGCGGGCTAGAGGCACCATTTCGCTGGCGGCGGTGAGAATGTCGTCGGTGGTGAAGTCGCGGTTTTGGCTAAAGCCCAGGTGCATAGCTTCGACGATCGCCTGTTCGATCTCAGCCCCTGAGAAGTCGGGGGTTTCGTAGGCCAGCCGGGTGGTGTCAAAGGTTTTGAGGGTGTGGGGCCGCAGGCGTGAGAGATGGACCTCAAAAATGGCCTGGCGATCGCTCTGGCTGGGCAGCCCGACAAAGAAAATTTCGTCGAAACGACCCCGGCGCAGCATCTCTGGCGGCAGAGCCTGAATGTTGTTGGCGGTGGCCACCACAAATACTGGGGAGGTTTTCTCCGCCATCCAGGTGATGAAGGTACCAAAGACCCGGCTAGCGGTGCCCGAGTCGCCCCGGCCATCCATGCCCGCAAAGGCTTTGTCGATTTCGTCAATCCATAGCACGCAGGGGGCCAAGGCTTCCGCCAGCTGAATCATTTGGCGGGTGCGGGCCTCTGACTCACCCACCAGGCCGCCAAACAGCCGGCCCACGTCGAGGCGTAGCAGGGGCAGGTGCCAGTGGTGGGCGATCGCCTTGGCAGTCAGCGATTTGCCCGTGCCCTGAATGCCCAGCAGCAGCAGCCCGCGCGGATGGGGCAGGCCGTACTGGCGCGCTTTTTCGGAGAAGGCGGTACCTCGCTTGAGCAGCCAGTCTTTGAGGTTGTCGAGGCCACCGATGTCAGAGATCTGCTCCCTGGCCGGGTAGTAGTCAAGAATTTGGGTCTGGCGAATGCTTTGGCGCTTTTCGTCGAGAATCAGGTCGAGATCGTTGGGGTCAAAGGCTCCATGGGCAGCGATCGCCCGAGACAACACCCGCCGAATGCGCTCTAGCGACAGCCCCTGGCAGGTGCGCACAACCTCCTCTAACATCGCTGGCGGCAGGTTCGTGCCGGTCGAGCCCAAGAGCTGCTGCACCTCGTGCCGAATGGCGGCGGCATCGGGCAGGGTAAACTCCAGCACCGTCACGGTCTCGCTCAGCTCGTCGGGAATGGTGAGCTGGGCGGAGAGAATGACCAGCGTCTTGGGTTGGGCCTTGAGCCGGCGGGCCAGGTTGCGCAGTTTACGAGAGATGGCAACGTCATCTAGAAAACGGTGAAAGTCGCGCAGCACAAAGATGGCTGGAGCCGTGGCGGGCAGCTTTTCCACCAGTTCTAGCGCTTGCAGGGGGTTGCGCTTGCCAAAGCCGGCGTCGTTGAGGTTGCCCTGGTAGCCATCCACAAAGTCCCAGGTGTAGAGGGCACGGTTGCCCTGCTGGGTGGCGCAGGCCGCGATATCGGCCTCAGCCCGCTCTTCCTCGGCGGTGGCGATGTAGATAATCGGGTAGCGGGCGCGAATCAGTAAGCCCAGTTCGTCGGTAAAACCCATGTCAGCGCGACTCAGTTATCCCATAATGCTCGGTTGATGTCTCCAGCCTATCGGATTTTAAGGAGTCTCTGATTCTCTCGTGAGCATGAAGCTGTAGACTTCTGCTCTTTAGCAATCGGGCTGGTTGAGCTGCTGCTGAAGCTGAGTCAGGGCGGCCCAGCGGTGGTCTACGGGTTGGGCGGCGGCTGTCCCCTGCCCTCGCAGCTCAATACCGGGGCAGTCTTCGTCGCAGATCTGAGGCATAGGTAGCGACAGACAGATCTGTTCGTAGACCCAGGTTTCAGGGTAGAAGTGACCGTTGGGGGGCAGGGTTTCGAACAGGTCCTCCACCGCCACCTCCCGTTCTAGCGGCAGGGTGGCAGGGTCGGGCTCATTCTCAAGCCAAATCAGCTCCTGAGCCGACAGCGCTACGCGGTGGTTGTAGGCCTGCAGGCAGCGATCGCAGGTCAGCGTCACAATCGTGTCGGCTCTGGCTTTGACCTCCAGATAGGTACCCTGGTGGGTAATCGTCATCTCGCCCCGCACGGGGGTTAAAGTCTCCAGCTCCGCCAGGTGCTGGTCAAGCTCAACGGTGAGAGTCTTCTCAGGCCGCTGTAGCAAGTGGGGGATATAAACTTTCTCCATTGTTTTTGCCTCCCATGGCTCGCGCTATCTCTGTGCGACCTAGCCGTCCGTAGCCTCGTTGTCCTGCTGCCCAGCTAAGCAGACCACCAGGCGGCGATCGGGCTCGCGGCCCCGGCTGAAGGTGGCCAATCCCTCGTGGGCCGACATGAAGTGGTGCATTTGCCGCCGCTCCGCGGACGAGAGCCCCTGAATTTCATACTCCTCACCGCTAGCCAGCACACGCTCTGCGGCCTCGGCAGCCATGGTCTTGAGTTCTTCGAGCCGCTTGGCTCGGTAGCCCGCTAGCTCGATAGTAAAGGCTTGCTGCTCTTCCTGCCCTTTGCCCAAATTGAGCGTGGTGTTGGCCAAATATTGAATTGAGTCAAGCACCGTGCCGCCGTCGCCGATCAACGCCTGCACCTGCTCGGGCGACAACGTGTCTTCAGCAATGGTGAGCCAGCAGCTCTCCCCAGACTCGTCTTCGACCGGGTGGGCGGTGACAGTGCTGGTTAGCCCCTGCATGGTGAGCAGAGTCGTCAACCAGTTTATGCCAGCGGTAGCAGCATCGGTGACCATAAGTTACGCCTTTTTCTTCTTGCTACGTCCGGGCTCAAAGGGCAGGGTCTGCCGATTGTCCTCGGTCTTGACAGTTTCGGCATCGACGATTTTTTGCAGATTCTCAGGCAGGGGCTCCCGCGAAAGAATGAACGTCTGCAGGGTCTGGAAGATGTTTGCAATCAGCATGTACATCAGCACCCCAGCTGGTAGAGGAAAGAACAGAAACATGCCGGAGAAGATGATCGGCGTGAACTTGTTAACAGCCGCCTGTTGAGGGTTGTCGCTAGTGGTAGAGCCCTGGCCCGAGAGCACCTGGTTGAGGTACAGGCTGGCTCCAAAGCCCAGAATCATAATCAAAATATCCCAGTGAATAGCACCGTCTTCACCGGTTACACCAATCCGACCCAGGGCTTTGATAAACAAGAACCCTTTATTGGCGGCCAGACCGGGAGCCTGCACCCGCACGGTCGCCTCACCAGGAGCCAACGCGGTGATGTGACCTTCAGCATCGACCGCGACGACATCCTCACCCTTGGTGATTTCCCATTTGGGCTGGAAGCTGTCTACGTCTTCGTTGTACTGGGAAGCCAGAGCTTCAATGGTTTCGCCGTCGGCGGTTTGCAGGCGCACATCGGTTTTTTCGCCCACCACGAGCTTGTTGCCACCGGGCATCACCGCCGAGATGGGGAAGTGAGAGCCGTCAGACACGTAGATGGCCTTGGGGGGTGTAGTAAACACCTGGGGCTGAATCTGCTCAATTTTTTCTTGGGGAAAGACCTGAACGTTGACGTCGTAGTTGATGTCAGAGAACGGCGACCCCCGCAGGGTGGCAAACAGGGCAAAGAGAATGGGCATTTGTAGCAGCACCGGGAAGCAGCCCGCCAAAGGGTTGCCAAACTCTTTGTAAACCCCGCTCATCTCCTCTTGCAGTTTGGTGGGGTTGTCTTTGTAGCGCTCTTGGATCTCTTTAACGCGCTTTTGCATCAAGGGCTGGGCTACCTTCATGCGGCGCATGTTGCGAATGGAGCCCGCGTTGAGGGGATACAGGGCAAAGCGAATTACCAGGGTGAGGGCCACAATGGCTAACCCGTAGCTGGGCACGATTCCATAGAAAAAATCTAGGATCGGCAACATGATGTTGTTAGTCAGAAATCCAATTCCAAAATCCATGGGCACCTGAACCCTGCTACAGGGGATACGACGTTAACTGCTCAGTTACCTAATCTACCCCATCGTTGGGGAGGCAAGCCGCCCCAACGGGTTGGGATTGCCGTAAGTTAGCTCTTGCTAGAGGTGCCGCTGACGGCTTCAGCTGCTGGAGAGATGCGCTCGTTCATATATTCGTACACCTCGCGAAAACGGGGCATAGAGCGCAGTTCTAGGCGGCTGCCATCTTTGAGGGTGACGACCATATCGCCCCAGAGGCCCAGCCCGCGAGGCACCGTGACAATTTTACTAATTTCGTTGTAAATCAAGTCGGTGCGCTCGCGCCCCATCCAACCGCCGGTTACCGACAGCCGCCGGCTAGTGATGCGGTAGCGCAGCCAGAGGGCGCGGGTAATGGCTCCAACCGTGAGGGGAAGGCAGATAATCGTGAAACCCAGCAAAATATTGAAAATCAAATCGCCAATGTGGGGGCCGCCCTCATAGAACACATCCTCACGAATGCCCATGGAATACCTCTAGCTTGGTAAACAACTGCTCCAATTCTCGCAAAAATTCGCCATATTCGCACTCGGCCGCCTCGGGCTTGAGGCTGATGACGATCCACTGAGCGGGATGCAGGCGGGGCAGTAGGGTGCGGAGAGCGGCGCGCACTCGCCGCTTGAGGCGGTTGCGCACCACGGCTCGCTTGTGCACCTTGAGGCTCACAACAATGCCGATTCGCGGCGCAGGGTCGTTGGGTACCCCGGCCTTGGCCGCAGGGGGGACTGACCACACGCGCAACAACAGGTGAGCAGAGACCGCTTTTCTGCCCTGCCGATAGACCTGGGAAAAATCTCGCGATCGCCGCAGCCGATGGTGTTTGGGCAGCACTACCGATCCTCAACGCGCAACAATAGCCCTAGAGCTTAAGGTAGCCCCAGGGCTATGCAATGATCTACGAACGATGAATGAGGTAAACCCCAGCCAGCGCTAGACTGCGAGCTTGGCCCGACCCTTGCGGCGGCGAGCTTTAATCACCTCCTGGCCGGTGTGGGAGCGCATACGAGCGCGAAATCCGGAGGTTCGCTTTTGCTTTCGGTTGGTGCCCTCTAGGGTGCGCTTGCTCATGGCTTAGTCTCTGCCTGTTCTGCTAAAAAGTCACGGTCTCATATAATAGCACCCGCTGGCTCCTAGCGGCTGTGGTCGCTGTCAGAAGCAATTTCCATAGGCCAGGTGCCAACGTACTGGTTGACCACGTCGCCCTGGTACATCATTCTCAAATTGAAATAGTGGTAGCCGTAGCGCCGGGGGTTGCGCACGTCGGAGAGCACCACCACCAGGTCAGTGTTGGCCTCGATCGGCTGCTCAGGGATGATTTCAATACGGTTTTCGTCCTGAATCCAGTCGGCAGCTTTGAGCGGAATGACTTCGCCACCACGCCAGTCGCCCTTGCGTAACTCGATGGCGTTGGGGTCAAACCGACCGCCTACTTCGGTAAAGGCATCGGGGTAGTCAATTTCTAGGGAGATGACATCGCGCGGCAGCTTGGTGCGCATGATGTTGAGGTAGTAGCGGGAGTTGGTGCTGAAGGGATAGTTGAAATCGATCATGTATCTGAGGCGATATTCAACCTCAACGCCGCCAAAGATGGTCAGCCCGTTCTGGGCCTGAGTAGGTTGGATCAGCGCAGTGCTGAGGCCGACCGCTGTGGCCACAGCGACCAACCCCAGGGCGGCCAATTTAAAAAATTTCTTAAGGGATATCATGGTGTACCTCCAATGAAAACTGTCTGGCCAGGTAGCTTGGGGCAACCAATCTAGGCCACCCATCACAATAGCTCTATGGAGCCTAAAGGCACACTCCGTCTGTGCCAGTGGTGCAACCGGGCTCCTAATATCGGGGAATTCCCGGGGAATTAGCTCTTAAACCCGCTCCTAATCCTACCATTCAGCCTTTGTTGCTTAAGACTGGTCGTCGCGGCTACTCGCCGTCGTCGTCGATGATGGCGTTGCGATCGAGCAGCAGCAGGTTGCGCAACTGGTCAGTGTCGAACTCGGTGAGCCAGCCTTCGCCTGCACTAACTACCTGCTCGGAGAGGGCTTTTTTGCTTTCGATCATCTCGTGGATGCGCTCTTCGAGGGTGCCGGTGGTGACGAATTTGTGCACCTGCACGTTGCGGGTCTGGCCAATGCGGAAGGCGCGGTCGGTAGCCTGATTCTCGATCGCCGGGTTCCACCAGCGATCGTAGTGGAACACGTGGTTGGCGCGAGTGAGGTTGAGGCCTACTCCCCCTGCCTTCAACGACAGAATAAATAGTCGCGGTGCGGCGGGGTCGTTCTGGAAGCGCTCGACCATGGCCTCGCGCTGATTTTTGGTAGTGCTGCCGTAAAGAAACAGCGCCTCTTGGCCCAGATAGGACTGCAGATGGCGTTGGAGCAGCTTGCCCCACTCGGCAAACTGAGTGAAGATCAGGGCGCGATCGCCCTCGGCAATCACTTCCTCCAGCATTTCATCGAGCCGCTGGAGCTTGCCCGATCGCCCCTTTAACCCCAAGCTTGACTCCTGCAAAAACTGAGCCGGGTGGTTGCAGATCTGCTTCAGCCGGGTCAAAAGAGCGAGAATTTGCCCCTTGCGCTGCACTCCGGTGGCGTCATCAAGGGTTTCTAACGCCGCATCGACGGTCTGCTGGTAGAGGTTGGCCTGCTCGGCCGAGAGCCCGCAGTAGACGCTCATCTCCTGCTTTTCGGGCAGGTCTTGAATGATGCTGCGATCGGTTTTAAGGCGGCGTAAAATAAACGGCTGCACCAGACCCTTCAGCGCCTTAAGGGAGGCCACATCGCCATAGCGCTCGATGGGTGTGGCAAAGCGCCGTTGGAAGAAATTCTTTGGCCCTAGGTAGCCGGGATTGAGAAAGTCCATAATCGACCACAGCTCACCTAGGCGGTTTTCTACTGGGGTGCCGGTCAGGGCAACGCGGAACTGAGCCTCGATCTGGCGGGCCGCCTTGGACTGCTTGGCGTCCGAGTTTTTGATGTTTTGAGCTTCGTCGAGCACCAGGCAGGGCCAGCTCACCGACTGGAGGGGTTTGAGATCTCGGTAAATTAACGCGTAGCTGGTGATCACTAGGTGCTTGCCCTGCACGGCTTTGGCAAAGCTGGCCCCCTTGGGGCGGCGATCGCCGTGGTGCACCAGGGTTTTAAGCTTAGGGGCAAACCGTTTGACCTCCTTTTCCCAGTTGCCTAGCACTGAGGTGGGGCACACCAGCAGTACTGGAGTCTCAAGCCAGCCGTTGTCTTGCAGGTAGAGCAAAAAAGCAATCAGCTGAATGGTCTTGCCCAGGCCCATGTCGTCGGCCAGACATGCCCCTAGGCCCCACTGTTCTAAAAACGCCAGCCACGACACCCCGCGCGCTTGGTACGGCCGCAGCTTGCCTTTGAAGCCACTGGGGGCCTCCATTTCTTCAAGGGTTTGGTTGCCAGTGGTGAGGGTTTCAATCAGGGTTTGCAGCGCCCCGGTGGCCTCAAAGCTGACTACCGGCAGCCGGTCGATTAGCTGGGTGTCGCCGGTGCTAATTCGCAGGGCGTCTTCCACCGAAAGAGGCGTGGCGGTCTTTTGCCCCGCTAAGAATTGCCGGGCCGCCTTCACATCCTGAGGCTTCAGCTCGACCCAGCGCCCGTTGATTTCGACCAGCGGTGAGCCCTGGTTGATCAACTGCTCGAACTCGGCGGCGGAGAGGGTTTCCCCGGCGATCGACAGCTCCCAGCGAAAGTTGAGCAGGCTCTTGAGGCCGAGCCTCTGCCGCTGGTTTTGGGGCGGCACCTCCGCCTGCACCTTGAGGCCCAATCGTCCGGCTCCGTCTTCGGCCGTTTGGGCCAGACCAGGGGGAAGTTGTACCTCGACGCCGTTGTCTTGCAGCTGCCAGGCCGAGGCCTTAATAAACTGGTACGCCTGGATCGGATCGAGATTGCAGTGGGCCGGATGCTGCTGACGCAGACTCTCGCGAATCGGTTCGTACAGCCGGGCGGCTCGCCCCAAGGCTCCTAGTAGGGTTTCTTGAGGTGATTTGAGGGTTGCCCCCTGGTGATGCAGCTCGTCTACGGGATGCTGCCAGATCAAATCTGCCCCTATCTGCCAGTCGGGGTTAGCAGCTGACTGAATCTGGTACAGAAGCTGCCAGGGCTGCTCGAGCTGTGGGGGTGGCTGTAGCACTAAACGCAGGCGAAACTGGGTAGCGGGATCTTCCGCCAGGGTCTGTAGCGGCGTGGTCCAGGTGGTGAGGGCCTCTTGCAGACGAGCGGCGGCGGCGGCGGGGGCCTCTAGGGTACCTTCTGGCTGGCTTAGGGCCTGAAGCCACGGCTGTAGTGGTAGCTCTTTGCTGAGATTGGCCAGACCGCTGGGGGACTGTGCCTGGGCAACTTGGCGCACTTGGTGGTCGACCAGGGCAGCTAAAAAGGTGAGTAGCTGAGGCTGAGGGTCGAGGAGGGGAACCCCACAGCCTAGGGGAAGCTCGCCCTTGGCAATGGGCGGCAAATGAGTGCGAGAAATCAGAGGCATGGCTCGCGCGAAATTGCGCAGTCGCTCCTGGTCGGGGGCGCTATCAAGCAGGGGGTGCCAGCCCGCCGCCAGGGTTTGACTAGTAAGCTCTAGGCCCGGCAAAAACTTGCCCCGAGCCAGAAGATTGAGCCCCCAGCGAGCAATGTGGCCCCAGTAGCGCAGGTCAGCTCCGATTTCGCCGGGGCCAGTGAGAGTTTGCTGTCCCAGGGGCAAAGCCAGCAGCATCGGCAAAAAGTCGGCTATTCCCAGGTGCCATCCCTGCACTTGCCAGGGGTGAAGCACCGTATTGGCCTGAGCCGAATCGTCAGTCTGGGCATCGACTCGGGCTGAATGGACTGGCACGAGGGCCGATGGCGTAATCTGGGCGGGCAGCGGCAGGGCCAGCTCTCCCCAAATCGGGCCGATGGCGCGCGTCGCTGCTTTTGGCCCACGTGATGCCCCTCGCCTACCGCTGCTTTCCGGTGCTTTTTTGGCGCTTTTGCCAGTGCCCGCCGCCTTGGTTAACGCCTCTGGAAATAGCTCCCCAGTCGCAGAGCGGCCTACCAGCTGCTTTTGCATGGCGGTGAGCACCTGAGCTAGGTCGGTTTGAGCCAGGGAGTAGGGATGGAGGTGCAGGCCGTCCCAGGGGGCGAGCCCATCCGGTGGCAGGGGCTGCCAGGCTTCGGCCCAGAGAAAGAACTGCTGCGCCTGGGGAACCCAACTGACGTGTAGTATTGCCATTAGCCCTGTATCTACGACTCGCTCAAAAGTTTGGCATGGGTTGGGAGCAGGTAGATAGGGCCAGTTGCCCCCCAATTTCGGGTCAAACGCCAGTAAATACTCCGGCGGGTAAGCCCATTTCCAATGCCCCGTCCTCGGTTACACCTGGTGTGCAGAAAACCTGCTTAGTTCGCCTATCTTACCCTCTCCGGCTGGCCCTAACTGGGTATCCCCTTGAACCTTTAGGCATATTCCATAATGACCGGGGTGTGGTCGCTGGGTTTCTCCCAGCGGCGAGGTTCGAGGTCAATGGTGCAGCTGAGGGCGCGATCGCTCAACCCCGCCGACAGATAATGATGGTCAATGCGCCAGCCCATATTCCGCTGAAAAGCGGCGGTTCTATAGTCCCACCAGCTAAAGTGACCCCCCTCATCGTTAAATAGGCGAAAGCCATCCTTGAGCCCTACCGCCATTACCTCCTTGAGCGCCTCTCGCTCGGTGGGCGAAGACATAATGTGTTTCTCCTTGCCTTCGGAGTTGTAGATATCTTTGTCTTCAAGGGCGATGTTGAAGTCACCGCAGACGTTCAAGTTGGGATGCTCGGTGAGTAGGGCAGCCAAATATTCTTTTAAGCAGGCTAGCCAGCGCAGCTTGTACTCGTACTTTTCGCTGCCAACAGAACTGCCGTTGGGCACGTAGAGGTTCACTATATAGATGTCGTCCCACAGCCCGGCGATCACCCGCTTTTGGTCATCTAAGTCGCCGACCCGATCTTCCCCCAGCACGGGAGCAAAGCCGTATTGCACCTTATCTAGGGGCTGACGACTGAGCAAGGCTACTCCGTTATAGGACTTTTGGCCGTGGATATAGGCGATGTACCCCAGCTCGGAAAATGCGGCGGTCGGAAACGTCTCGTTGACCACCTTGGTCTCTTGCAGGCACAGCACGTCCACCGGATTGGTTTGCAGCCACTGGGTCGCATGGTCGAGGCGCGATCGAATGGAGTTAACGTTCCAGGTGGCAACTTTCATAGAGGGCGGTAAGGTGAAAAGAGATAGTCACAGTGTTCTAGCTTAAGGGCTTGACTGCCCAAAAGGATCGCGCCCGTGCCGCCAGAATCTCCCCTTGAGGGAAAAGCTTTAGTTAAGGAAGTGTGTCGCCGCATTCGGCTAGCTCGCAGCTATTGGGATGCTCACAACAACGCGGCCTGCCGGGGTGAGCGAGAAAAGGCGCTAGCCCTCTATAACACGCTGACCAAGGAGCAAAAAGACGAGATTCCTCAAACCCTGCGAGTGTGGCTGCGCTACCGCAGCGAGAAATATTTTGGCGCGCATCAAACGCAGCCAGGGAATAAGGGGCGATCTGCTAAGGGCCGAGGTAAGAAGTAGACAGGGGTTTTGGTAGAATACTGGCAAGTTCAGGGAAGTTAGCTCAGTAAAGGTGCATCGCACAACAAGGGGAATTAGCTCAGCTGGTAGAGCGCTGCGATCGCACCGCAGAGGTCAGGAGTTCGAATCTCCTATTCTCCATCTTTGAAAACACCTCAAACCATTACGCAACAAGGAATACATCCTTTGTTGCGTTTTTATATTTTGGCTACTTTTAGATCGATTTAGGCCGTTTTAGGCACTTTGGGAACTCTTGGGCACTCTCGGAAACCCTTATGGTTAAGTGTTTTGAAGGCCTTTTTGATGCATTAGTACTATGCTCAGAGGTGCTAGACACTGCGGTCAGGCTCCTATCGTAATAAGTAGATTCCAAAAACTTAATAAGAGCACAGGTTCGGTTTTAGTCAGAAGAGACCGCTAATCCTGCGATGGCGAGTTGACGGATCGAACAAGAAAGTGTTGTGAAGTTGCCCAAGTTCATCACCCACCGGCACCCCTACCCGCTTTGAGCAAAAGGTAGACGATGGCGGGCGCTGGTACGAAGTCTATGTCTTTCGAGTGGGAGACCCGGCCCGGCGCCAGATCGGCATCTTGTTTAACGACATCAGCGATCGCAAGCAGGCGGCCCTCGCCCTTCAGCGCCAGATTCAGCAAGAATATCTGCTCAACGACATCAACGAGGATATTCGCCAATCTCTCGATCTAGAGGCGGTACTGGCACGGGCAGTGGAGCGCAGCCGGGTGGTGCTAGAAAGCGATCGGGTGGTTGTGTTTCGGTTGGTAGGCAGTGAGGAGGGCCAGGTGATTACCGAATCGGTGGGTAGCGAGTTTGCGCCAATTCTCGGCAGCACCATTCACGACCCCTGCTTTAGCGATCGCTATATTGAGGTCTATCGCCAGGGCCGAGTAGGGTCGATTGATGACTTAGAGCAGGCCGATATCGAGCCCTGCCACGCCAACTTGCTGCGGCAGTTTCAGGTCAGGGCCAACCTGGTGGTGCCGATTTTGCGTAGTGAGGCCGGGCCGGATGGCGACCACCAGAACACCGATCTCTGGGGTCTGCTGATTGCCCATCAGTGCGCCGCTCCCCGCCAGTGGCAGCCCGCCGAAAAGGCTCTGCTCAAGCGCATTGCCAGCCAAACCAGCGTTGCCATTCAGCAGTCAGAGCTCTATGGCCAGGTGCTGCAAGAACTCCAGGAGCGTGAACGGATGCAGCAGGTGCTGCAGGAGAGCGAGACCCGATTTCGCACCCTCAGCGCCCCCATTGGCATTGGCCAGATCGACAATCAGGGGCGCTGCGTCTACACCAACGCCCGCTGGCAGGCGATCGCGGGGCTGAGCGCCGAAGCCTCTTTGGGAAAGGGCTGGCTGCAGGTGGTGCATCCCGAGGATCAGCCCCACCTGGCCCTCGTCTGGGAAGAATATCTGGCCGGTCGTCGCCCGCGCCTGCCCGAGTCTCGCCTGCTCACCCTCCAGGGTGACCTGCGCTGGGTCGAGGGGGCGATCGCCCCCATCCATACCGCCACGGGCGACATCAGCAGCTACGTCAGCACGGTCGAAGACATTACCCAGCGCAAAGAGGCCGAGCGCCAGCTGCGGCAGCTGGCGGCCCTGCTCGACATCGCCTCTGACGCCATTTTTGTGCGCGACCTCGACCACCGCCTGCTCTACTGGAACCACGGGGCCGAACGTCTCTACGGCTGGAGTACTGACGAGGCCCTCGATCGCCCGGTGCACGATCTGCTGGACGGCGATCTGCCCCAGCTAAACAG
Encoded proteins:
- a CDS encoding R3H domain-containing nucleic acid-binding protein, encoding MVTDAATAGINWLTTLLTMQGLTSTVTAHPVEDESGESCWLTIAEDTLSPEQVQALIGDGGTVLDSIQYLANTTLNLGKGQEEQQAFTIELAGYRAKRLEELKTMAAEAAERVLASGEEYEIQGLSSAERRQMHHFMSAHEGLATFSRGREPDRRLVVCLAGQQDNEATDG
- a CDS encoding AAA family ATPase: MGFTDELGLLIRARYPIIYIATAEEERAEADIAACATQQGNRALYTWDFVDGYQGNLNDAGFGKRNPLQALELVEKLPATAPAIFVLRDFHRFLDDVAISRKLRNLARRLKAQPKTLVILSAQLTIPDELSETVTVLEFTLPDAAAIRHEVQQLLGSTGTNLPPAMLEEVVRTCQGLSLERIRRVLSRAIAAHGAFDPNDLDLILDEKRQSIRQTQILDYYPAREQISDIGGLDNLKDWLLKRGTAFSEKARQYGLPHPRGLLLLGIQGTGKSLTAKAIAHHWHLPLLRLDVGRLFGGLVGESEARTRQMIQLAEALAPCVLWIDEIDKAFAGMDGRGDSGTASRVFGTFITWMAEKTSPVFVVATANNIQALPPEMLRRGRFDEIFFVGLPSQSDRQAIFEVHLSRLRPHTLKTFDTTRLAYETPDFSGAEIEQAIVEAMHLGFSQNRDFTTDDILTAASEMVPLARTAQEQIEALQAWAAAGKARMASRSGIDPRFRPTLPSSD
- a CDS encoding DUF2808 domain-containing protein, producing MISLKKFFKLAALGLVAVATAVGLSTALIQPTQAQNGLTIFGGVEVEYRLRYMIDFNYPFSTNSRYYLNIMRTKLPRDVISLEIDYPDAFTEVGGRFDPNAIELRKGDWRGGEVIPLKAADWIQDENRIEIIPEQPIEANTDLVVVLSDVRNPRRYGYHYFNLRMMYQGDVVNQYVGTWPMEIASDSDHSR
- a CDS encoding DUF177 domain-containing protein — translated: MEKVYIPHLLQRPEKTLTVELDQHLAELETLTPVRGEMTITHQGTYLEVKARADTIVTLTCDRCLQAYNHRVALSAQELIWLENEPDPATLPLEREVAVEDLFETLPPNGHFYPETWVYEQICLSLPMPQICDEDCPGIELRGQGTAAAQPVDHRWAALTQLQQQLNQPDC
- a CDS encoding SH3 domain-containing protein encodes the protein MKGFFIGLSKLILGMAIALILLSMAGVATARYFMGRLSVLPPKPLYGDEMPTPAPEAAPEAPAEPVVEAPPAPAEPPAEPALEPGDYNATVVQPIGLVMREGPGVEFPQVGGVDVNEAVVVLEEPADKSWVKVRVVSNGQEGWVKAGNTRRVE
- a CDS encoding PH domain-containing protein, with the protein product MGIREDVFYEGGPHIGDLIFNILLGFTIICLPLTVGAITRALWLRYRITSRRLSVTGGWMGRERTDLIYNEISKIVTVPRGLGLWGDMVVTLKDGSRLELRSMPRFREVYEYMNERISPAAEAVSGTSSKS
- the rnpA gene encoding ribonuclease P protein component, with the protein product MLPKHHRLRRSRDFSQVYRQGRKAVSAHLLLRVWSVPPAAKAGVPNDPAPRIGIVVSLKVHKRAVVRNRLKRRVRAALRTLLPRLHPAQWIVISLKPEAAECEYGEFLRELEQLFTKLEVFHGHS
- the yidC gene encoding membrane protein insertase YidC — translated: MDFGIGFLTNNIMLPILDFFYGIVPSYGLAIVALTLVIRFALYPLNAGSIRNMRRMKVAQPLMQKRVKEIQERYKDNPTKLQEEMSGVYKEFGNPLAGCFPVLLQMPILFALFATLRGSPFSDINYDVNVQVFPQEKIEQIQPQVFTTPPKAIYVSDGSHFPISAVMPGGNKLVVGEKTDVRLQTADGETIEALASQYNEDVDSFQPKWEITKGEDVVAVDAEGHITALAPGEATVRVQAPGLAANKGFLFIKALGRIGVTGEDGAIHWDILIMILGFGASLYLNQVLSGQGSTTSDNPQQAAVNKFTPIIFSGMFLFFPLPAGVLMYMLIANIFQTLQTFILSREPLPENLQKIVDAETVKTEDNRQTLPFEPGRSKKKKA
- the rpmH gene encoding 50S ribosomal protein L34, translating into MSKRTLEGTNRKQKRTSGFRARMRSHTGQEVIKARRRKGRAKLAV